Proteins encoded within one genomic window of Polynucleobacter duraquae:
- a CDS encoding MBL fold metallo-hydrolase, which yields MTTKPTPLIKDFFDPETWTYTYVVYEREGAPCAIIDSVLNYDPKSGRTSTKSADEVIAFVKAHQLQVDWILETHAHADHLTAAPYLQSHLGGKLVIGDHITHVQEVFKGVFNLDDSFKADGAQFDYLLKEGESLAFGNLSLKALFVPGHTPACMAYEIGDAIFVGDTLFRPDVGTARCDFPGGDAKTLYRSIQKILSYPGQTKLYMCHDYPPNNRPATGVSTVADEKANNIHVHDGVTEAQFVQMRTTRDNTLEMPTLILPSIQVNIRAGHFPEAESNGVSYLKIPLNAL from the coding sequence TTGACTACAAAGCCCACCCCCTTGATTAAAGACTTTTTTGACCCAGAAACATGGACCTATACCTATGTGGTTTATGAGCGTGAGGGAGCTCCTTGCGCCATCATTGACTCTGTGCTGAACTATGACCCTAAATCAGGGAGAACTAGTACCAAGTCTGCTGACGAGGTGATTGCATTTGTAAAGGCGCACCAACTCCAAGTGGATTGGATCTTAGAGACCCATGCTCATGCAGATCATTTAACGGCTGCCCCTTACTTGCAAAGTCACCTAGGTGGTAAGTTGGTGATTGGGGATCATATTACCCATGTGCAGGAAGTATTTAAAGGCGTCTTCAACCTTGATGATTCCTTTAAGGCAGATGGAGCTCAATTTGACTACTTGTTAAAAGAGGGTGAGTCACTTGCATTCGGCAACCTCTCCTTAAAAGCACTCTTCGTACCAGGCCATACACCAGCTTGTATGGCTTATGAAATCGGTGACGCTATTTTTGTGGGTGACACCTTATTTAGGCCAGATGTTGGCACAGCCCGTTGTGATTTTCCGGGTGGTGATGCAAAGACGCTCTATCGATCTATTCAAAAGATTTTGTCTTATCCCGGTCAAACCAAGTTGTATATGTGTCATGACTATCCACCCAATAATCGGCCTGCGACTGGAGTGAGCACCGTTGCTGATGAGAAAGCAAATAATATCCATGTGCATGATGGTGTGACTGAAGCGCAATTTGTTCAAATGCGTACTACACGAGATAACACATTAGAGATGCCAACATTAATTTTGCCTTCCATTCAGGTCAATATACGAGCTGGACATTTTCCTGAGGCTGAAAGCAATGGAGTTTCATATTTAAAAATTCCATTAAATGCACTCTGA
- a CDS encoding ArsR/SmtB family transcription factor, translating into MPISKAELKKMQSAADDACKLMKVLSNRDRMMLLCEIGQAEKCVGELEAALDLHQPTLSQQLTVLRKEKLVKTRREGKQIYYTLSSEVAVAVMSLLYKHYCKK; encoded by the coding sequence ATGCCTATCTCTAAGGCAGAGTTAAAGAAGATGCAGTCAGCTGCAGATGATGCTTGTAAGCTGATGAAGGTCTTATCTAACCGAGATCGCATGATGCTCCTATGTGAAATCGGACAAGCAGAAAAATGTGTTGGTGAGTTAGAGGCTGCATTAGATTTACATCAACCAACTCTTTCGCAGCAACTTACCGTTTTGCGCAAGGAAAAGCTAGTTAAAACACGAAGAGAGGGTAAGCAAATTTATTACACCCTATCTAGTGAGGTTGCAGTCGCAGTAATGAGTTTGCTTTATAAGCATTACTGTAAGAAGTAA
- a CDS encoding FAD:protein FMN transferase, with translation MIRCKPLLGTFVEIRIEDPSPTLKALDEAFLAIEEVQSLMGFHNPNSQLSQINARSYVEPIRIHPWTAEVLRVAKEVFLQSQGVFNCGVGHCLMEADLLPRHFNLNDYSFGGIEDLQFIESTLVRSSLPLCLDLGGIAKGYAVDKAVEILIANGIQTGSVNAGGDIRVFGDRSQDIQIRNPSKPHELIQIGSMTKGAIATSSLYFANRNISAKSFMVHPISQEHVEFSESYSVIVSRCVYADALTKVVSISGNSHHPCLSYFSAQAIRIPNTQSP, from the coding sequence ATGATTCGCTGCAAACCGCTCTTAGGTACCTTCGTAGAAATCAGGATTGAAGATCCATCACCCACATTGAAAGCACTAGATGAGGCTTTTTTAGCCATAGAAGAAGTGCAATCTCTGATGGGTTTCCACAATCCTAATAGCCAGCTTTCCCAGATCAACGCCAGATCCTATGTAGAGCCTATTCGGATTCACCCCTGGACGGCTGAAGTGTTGCGAGTAGCAAAGGAGGTTTTCCTCCAATCCCAAGGAGTATTTAATTGTGGAGTTGGTCATTGTCTGATGGAAGCAGATCTACTCCCTAGGCATTTCAACCTCAATGACTACTCATTTGGGGGTATTGAGGATCTCCAATTTATTGAATCTACCTTGGTTCGATCGTCGCTACCGCTTTGCCTTGATCTTGGCGGTATTGCCAAAGGATATGCAGTTGATAAAGCGGTTGAAATATTAATCGCTAACGGTATCCAAACTGGATCAGTCAACGCGGGTGGGGATATCCGCGTATTTGGGGATCGTTCCCAAGATATTCAAATCCGTAACCCATCAAAACCGCATGAACTCATCCAGATCGGCAGTATGACAAAAGGTGCGATTGCTACGAGCAGTCTCTACTTTGCAAATCGCAATATCAGTGCAAAAAGTTTTATGGTGCACCCCATCAGTCAAGAGCATGTTGAGTTTTCAGAGTCTTACTCAGTAATCGTCAGTAGATGTGTCTACGCAGATGCCTTAACCAAGGTAGTGAGTATTTCTGGAAATTCTCACCATCCTTGCTTGAGTTATTTTTCTGCTCAAGCAATCCGCATCCCCAATACCCAATCCCCGTGA
- a CDS encoding FMN-binding protein, which translates to MNWKPNPLFMLGLAIATAPIIAQAKIYVSVEQAQQILIPNKSLIKNPIIITDELQDKMRSASSIRHPFQGDRIWRAADGSWFIVDEVVGKHEMITYAVALNPSGAVTGIEILEYVESYGYEVAEANWRKQFLGKTAADPIKLNQDIQNIGGATLSCKHLTDGVKRVAVLYDIALKNQALSLKAK; encoded by the coding sequence ATGAACTGGAAACCCAACCCTCTATTCATGCTTGGTCTAGCTATAGCAACTGCACCAATCATTGCCCAGGCCAAGATTTATGTATCCGTTGAACAAGCCCAGCAGATACTGATACCGAATAAATCACTTATTAAAAATCCCATCATCATCACCGATGAGCTGCAAGACAAAATGCGCTCAGCCTCGAGTATTCGTCACCCCTTTCAAGGAGATCGAATTTGGAGGGCGGCTGATGGGAGTTGGTTCATCGTAGATGAGGTTGTCGGTAAACATGAAATGATTACTTACGCAGTTGCACTCAATCCATCGGGTGCAGTCACTGGAATTGAGATTCTGGAATATGTTGAATCTTATGGCTACGAAGTTGCAGAAGCCAACTGGCGAAAACAGTTCCTTGGAAAGACGGCTGCAGACCCCATCAAGCTTAATCAAGATATTCAGAATATTGGTGGCGCTACCCTCTCTTGCAAACATCTGACTGATGGCGTCAAACGGGTTGCAGTTTTATATGACATCGCTTTAAAAAATCAGGCCTTAAGTCTAAAAGCAAAATGA
- a CDS encoding DUF6662 family protein, whose protein sequence is MKMTIKRLVAFSILLATALHFSFANAGEGAFGWIYTLDLQPKGKLEFEQRLQLNKQQAAGTYDAWTARTELEYGLTNDLQIAGYINSYYTSASQNYTNPEACGDSSSCTGGYGVPSSHDPATPYRKSGIEGGSLEAIYRLTNPVTSPVGVGLYLEPTWGRNKDEIEARLLLQSNFIDDRLVLAGNLVVANERLKFIENGNVPESMLDLLVGASYRFAPKWSAGVEARFHNDYSELNLHNQVQRATFVGPNMHYAAKDWWVTGAWRYQLKGGTCMGGGEAECSNARVWDSHSVNEFIVKVGFPLN, encoded by the coding sequence ATGAAAATGACTATCAAAAGACTTGTTGCCTTTAGCATCCTATTAGCCACAGCCCTACACTTCTCGTTCGCCAATGCGGGTGAAGGTGCATTTGGTTGGATTTACACCCTCGATCTCCAGCCCAAAGGAAAGCTCGAGTTTGAGCAGCGCTTGCAACTGAATAAACAACAAGCTGCCGGCACCTACGATGCGTGGACAGCTAGAACTGAGTTGGAGTATGGCCTTACCAATGATTTACAAATTGCTGGCTATATCAATTCCTACTACACCAGCGCAAGCCAGAATTACACCAATCCAGAAGCCTGTGGTGATAGCTCAAGTTGCACCGGTGGTTATGGCGTGCCATCTAGTCATGACCCTGCTACTCCTTATAGGAAAAGCGGTATTGAAGGCGGCTCCTTAGAAGCCATTTATCGACTAACCAATCCAGTGACATCACCAGTGGGTGTGGGCCTGTATTTAGAGCCGACCTGGGGCAGAAACAAAGATGAAATTGAAGCGCGCTTACTCTTGCAATCGAATTTCATTGATGATCGATTGGTCTTGGCAGGCAACTTAGTTGTAGCCAATGAACGTTTGAAGTTTATCGAGAATGGCAACGTACCAGAATCAATGCTCGACCTCCTTGTGGGCGCTAGCTATCGATTTGCACCTAAATGGTCCGCCGGTGTTGAGGCACGTTTTCACAATGACTATTCAGAGTTAAATTTACACAATCAAGTCCAACGTGCAACTTTTGTTGGGCCCAATATGCACTATGCCGCAAAAGACTGGTGGGTCACTGGCGCTTGGCGTTATCAACTCAAAGGTGGCACTTGCATGGGTGGCGGCGAAGCTGAGTGCTCCAATGCTCGCGTCTGGGATAGCCATTCAGTAAACGAATTTATCGTCAAAGTTGGATTTCCTTTGAACTAA
- a CDS encoding DUF3820 family protein → MDSEALVKLVTMKMPFGKHAGRALADLPSNYLAWFAREGFPKGELGQLLELMHTLDHNGLRGLLGPIQRAHGIAPRNREQ, encoded by the coding sequence ATGGATTCTGAAGCCCTGGTGAAGCTGGTCACAATGAAGATGCCCTTCGGCAAACATGCTGGCCGAGCACTTGCAGATCTGCCTAGTAATTATTTGGCGTGGTTTGCGCGCGAGGGATTTCCTAAGGGAGAGCTTGGGCAGTTGCTGGAGTTAATGCACACCCTAGATCACAATGGCTTGCGTGGATTATTAGGCCCCATCCAACGGGCTCATGGAATTGCTCCTCGCAATCGAGAGCAATAA
- a CDS encoding DNA/RNA non-specific endonuclease, whose translation MNLLAKLFLFSSLWLPLSALALFDQCQDLFPAQQIPSTAQVGRDLCFDDFAVYYSPSDKKPIYTVEKLNGEKLQAPHPRRTNQFYEEARLPAHERALLADYRGSGYDRGHNVPAGDMTSERGMAQSFSLANMMPQARQNNQGIWAKRVEEPTRMYIKRAPGNVYVFTGSVGNAGSIGKGKVTIPSHLYKLVYDPAKKLAWAYWVENTDDAQMTAPISYAELIQRTGIDFHLALEGSESKSSKPAEKSSSESKPTVGGWYPVFFDQYSAEKLVTLISHIKAGKVASVQIQYDRNLELAQKLVQEIQVQSSLQATLSQSSPPDSANVIYERNRVIAIVRSK comes from the coding sequence ATGAATTTACTGGCCAAACTCTTCTTATTTAGTTCGCTTTGGCTTCCACTGAGTGCGTTGGCACTCTTCGATCAATGCCAAGATCTATTCCCAGCCCAACAAATACCCAGCACTGCCCAAGTAGGTCGGGACCTCTGTTTTGATGATTTTGCGGTCTATTACTCGCCTTCAGATAAAAAGCCCATTTATACCGTTGAGAAGTTAAATGGCGAGAAACTTCAGGCGCCACACCCACGCCGTACCAATCAGTTCTACGAAGAAGCCAGGCTCCCAGCGCATGAACGCGCCTTACTGGCAGACTATCGCGGTAGCGGATATGACCGGGGTCACAACGTACCAGCTGGCGATATGACAAGTGAACGGGGCATGGCGCAGTCATTCTCCCTCGCAAATATGATGCCGCAAGCAAGGCAAAACAATCAGGGTATTTGGGCCAAACGAGTGGAAGAGCCGACTAGGATGTATATCAAGCGCGCACCGGGCAATGTTTATGTCTTTACCGGGTCAGTGGGTAATGCCGGCAGTATTGGCAAAGGCAAGGTCACCATTCCGAGTCATCTCTATAAGTTGGTCTATGATCCCGCCAAAAAGCTAGCTTGGGCATACTGGGTTGAGAACACAGATGATGCGCAAATGACTGCCCCAATTTCTTATGCTGAATTGATTCAGAGGACTGGCATCGACTTTCACCTAGCGCTAGAGGGCAGCGAGAGCAAGTCTAGTAAACCAGCTGAAAAAAGTAGTTCGGAATCTAAACCCACGGTGGGTGGGTGGTATCCCGTCTTTTTTGATCAGTATTCGGCTGAGAAGCTTGTAACATTGATCTCTCATATCAAAGCGGGGAAGGTTGCCAGCGTCCAGATTCAATACGACCGCAATCTCGAGTTAGCTCAAAAGCTAGTGCAAGAAATTCAGGTGCAAAGCTCATTGCAGGCCACCCTCTCCCAAAGTAGTCCGCCAGACTCAGCCAATGTGATCTATGAACGTAATCGCGTCATAGCAATAGTGCGCTCTAAATAA
- a CDS encoding transglycosylase SLT domain-containing protein yields MFDFWSAARLRMIKCFSTKASDMQLAQPATAHAKDLLAHALTPVYRVMNGLLISTVFMIVGLWLSGNGTQAGAFDLARILVPDEARHIVWPNGFGILYQYQDAAPKVSADAEIANVLYGNSSAMPGSGLFSAKQQTVALLMPSVAHTQVKPISHLADRIPTSKIDPEALDSKLMVSIQNQRAVADFFEKKYKLDRAKIEEYVSNTVLIAKEVKIDPVLLLAVISVESNFNPVIKSHAGAEGLMQVMTTIHKDKYALYGGATDAVKPEVNIRVGAYILKYLIATSGSLRNGLKYYVGAANAENDGGYADKVLAERNRLISLCQPATPNKFTLNGKDLRS; encoded by the coding sequence ATGTTTGATTTTTGGAGTGCTGCAAGACTACGAATGATTAAATGTTTTTCTACCAAAGCGAGTGACATGCAATTAGCGCAGCCAGCAACGGCTCACGCTAAGGATTTGTTGGCTCACGCACTAACTCCTGTCTATCGGGTCATGAATGGTCTATTGATTTCGACTGTTTTTATGATTGTCGGACTCTGGCTCTCGGGTAACGGAACTCAAGCGGGTGCATTCGATTTAGCTCGAATCCTGGTTCCAGACGAAGCCCGTCATATAGTGTGGCCAAATGGTTTTGGCATCCTGTATCAGTATCAAGATGCAGCTCCCAAGGTATCTGCAGATGCTGAGATTGCTAATGTGCTTTACGGAAATTCATCGGCCATGCCTGGCAGTGGTTTATTTAGCGCCAAGCAACAAACAGTTGCTCTGTTGATGCCCTCAGTGGCGCACACTCAGGTAAAGCCGATATCCCATTTGGCTGATCGCATTCCCACTTCAAAAATTGATCCTGAGGCACTGGATTCAAAGTTGATGGTGTCTATACAGAATCAACGCGCAGTAGCCGATTTCTTCGAGAAGAAGTACAAATTAGATCGTGCCAAGATTGAGGAATATGTTTCGAATACTGTGTTGATTGCAAAAGAAGTCAAAATCGATCCCGTTTTATTGCTCGCCGTGATTTCTGTTGAGTCGAACTTCAACCCTGTTATTAAAAGTCACGCTGGTGCTGAAGGCTTGATGCAGGTGATGACTACGATTCATAAAGATAAGTACGCCCTGTATGGCGGCGCTACTGATGCGGTAAAGCCGGAAGTCAATATTCGGGTGGGCGCTTACATCCTCAAGTATTTGATTGCTACTAGCGGTTCATTGCGTAATGGCTTGAAATACTATGTTGGTGCTGCAAATGCAGAGAATGATGGTGGCTATGCCGATAAGGTACTGGCCGAAAGAAATCGTTTAATTAGTTTGTGTCAGCCAGCAACACCGAATAAATTCACTTTGAACGGCAAAGATTTGCGCTCATAA
- a CDS encoding FKBP-type peptidyl-prolyl cis-trans isomerase, with the protein MSELQKVDTVVGDGKEAIAGNHVDVHYTGWLFDEQAPDHKGQKFDSSLDRGQLFSFPLGAGHVIKGWDEGVQGMKIGGKRTLIIPSEMGYGPRGAGGVIPPNATLVFDVELHGVN; encoded by the coding sequence ATGAGCGAACTCCAAAAAGTAGATACCGTTGTGGGCGATGGTAAAGAAGCGATTGCCGGCAATCATGTAGATGTGCATTACACCGGCTGGTTGTTTGATGAACAGGCGCCTGACCATAAAGGTCAGAAGTTTGATAGCTCCTTAGACCGTGGCCAATTATTTAGTTTTCCCTTAGGCGCTGGCCATGTCATTAAAGGCTGGGATGAAGGCGTACAAGGTATGAAAATTGGTGGTAAGCGCACCTTAATCATTCCATCTGAGATGGGTTACGGCCCACGTGGTGCGGGTGGTGTTATTCCCCCAAATGCAACACTGGTATTTGATGTGGAGCTTCATGGCGTAAATTAA
- a CDS encoding DUF6352 family protein yields MTNFWPHSAYKTLTVGSDKQLLVTDDFLRTYLLRPELNLVPESCAVERALHQRLSENPRAAIADEEIAGMADPDIQVNYQVWLRYRAKLLAASSLENFYMSLFKGDGVDVPPLFISQLAQIFIRHILGEDCHPLDARMGELFFRTQKITVLEDGVVMGADDEVVTRNAQAGETGNIMDLLKSKSMSMRSIDLDVLHEENAELYWEKSEDYDFAVQLNFGQPPINHFCRVLEKWVQHFLGAQVRITPMQQISDPKWSWHVGLDAAATDILNKLYNKEPVDTDELEKVICLFRLDFIDEAAVTQSQAGKPVYMGIAMNDEKQLKLKPQNLLFNLPLAKAS; encoded by the coding sequence ATGACAAATTTCTGGCCTCATTCTGCATACAAAACCCTGACAGTGGGGTCTGACAAGCAATTGCTGGTAACCGATGATTTTCTGCGCACCTACTTATTACGCCCTGAGTTAAACCTTGTTCCTGAGTCATGCGCTGTTGAACGCGCCTTACATCAGCGCTTAAGCGAGAACCCTCGGGCAGCTATCGCCGATGAAGAAATTGCTGGCATGGCAGATCCTGATATTCAGGTGAACTACCAAGTGTGGCTGAGGTATCGGGCCAAGCTGTTGGCTGCTAGCTCTTTAGAAAACTTTTATATGAGCTTGTTTAAGGGTGATGGCGTAGATGTGCCACCTCTATTTATATCTCAACTAGCGCAAATATTTATTCGACATATTTTGGGTGAGGATTGCCATCCCTTGGATGCGCGTATGGGTGAGCTCTTCTTTCGGACTCAAAAGATCACTGTGTTGGAAGACGGCGTGGTGATGGGCGCGGATGATGAGGTCGTGACTCGAAATGCGCAGGCAGGGGAGACTGGCAACATCATGGATCTGCTCAAGAGCAAGTCGATGTCTATGCGCTCTATCGACTTAGATGTCTTGCATGAAGAAAATGCCGAGCTCTATTGGGAAAAGAGTGAAGATTATGACTTTGCAGTGCAGTTGAACTTTGGTCAGCCGCCTATTAATCATTTTTGCCGCGTCCTCGAGAAATGGGTGCAACATTTTTTAGGTGCCCAGGTGCGCATTACGCCGATGCAGCAAATCTCCGATCCAAAATGGTCTTGGCATGTTGGACTAGATGCTGCTGCGACGGATATCCTAAATAAACTTTACAACAAAGAGCCGGTTGACACCGACGAGCTTGAGAAGGTAATTTGCTTATTCCGTTTGGACTTTATTGATGAGGCTGCAGTGACCCAATCTCAGGCTGGAAAGCCGGTGTACATGGGTATTGCGATGAATGATGAGAAGCAACTCAAACTCAAACCGCAAAATCTACTCTTCAATCTACCTTTAGCAAAAGCTTCTTAA
- a CDS encoding MFS transporter, whose translation MMNKHPLLNKNLVLLILCQGLFLTNNVTFIAINGLVGLSLSPVAWMTTLPVMGYVVGGAFSTSIVAKTQNCFGRKISFQLGLLVAVFSALLCAYAAVSKNFWLLVLGTFIAGYYSANGQLYRFAAAELTAVSQRDKAVSWVLAGGILGAVIGPNLASWTKDFFDTAFLGAYLSLSIAGLIGIFVMQFIHFPDEFKTQHSLSAGRSLKTILQQPVFMVAVIGASLGYGVMNLLMAATPLAMQICGLPFSDTAIVLEWHVIGMFAPGFFTGSLIQRFGTLKIMGVGVALNLLCIAIALTGVNFHQFLIALFLLGVGWNFLFTGSTSLAMTAYRPEERDKAQAAINFFVFGTMAFTSFGSGALITSQGWNILNLGSLLPVAVTAGALLWLSANRKKASASPTV comes from the coding sequence ATGATGAATAAGCACCCCCTGCTCAATAAAAACCTTGTACTGTTGATTCTCTGCCAGGGCTTGTTTTTAACCAACAATGTGACCTTTATCGCTATTAATGGCCTAGTTGGACTCAGTCTGAGTCCGGTTGCCTGGATGACTACCTTACCTGTCATGGGCTATGTTGTGGGGGGCGCCTTCTCAACCTCCATCGTCGCTAAAACCCAAAATTGCTTTGGCCGCAAGATTTCTTTTCAGCTTGGTCTCCTGGTAGCAGTATTTTCAGCCCTTCTGTGCGCCTACGCTGCCGTTTCCAAAAACTTCTGGCTTCTGGTGCTCGGCACCTTTATTGCCGGCTATTACAGTGCTAATGGGCAACTCTATCGATTTGCGGCTGCTGAGTTAACTGCGGTCAGTCAGAGAGATAAAGCAGTCTCTTGGGTGCTGGCTGGCGGAATCCTAGGGGCCGTCATTGGACCCAACCTCGCATCTTGGACCAAGGATTTCTTTGACACTGCTTTTTTAGGGGCTTACCTCTCCCTCTCGATAGCTGGCTTGATTGGCATCTTCGTGATGCAATTCATTCACTTTCCGGATGAGTTCAAGACTCAGCACTCACTTTCTGCCGGCAGAAGTCTCAAAACTATTTTGCAGCAACCGGTCTTTATGGTTGCCGTGATTGGCGCCTCTCTGGGGTATGGCGTCATGAATCTCCTCATGGCGGCTACCCCACTTGCCATGCAAATTTGTGGACTCCCGTTTTCGGACACGGCTATAGTTTTAGAGTGGCATGTGATTGGTATGTTCGCGCCTGGGTTTTTTACCGGTTCACTCATTCAGCGCTTTGGCACACTCAAAATCATGGGTGTTGGAGTTGCCCTCAATCTCCTGTGTATTGCAATCGCACTCACTGGTGTCAACTTCCACCAATTTTTAATTGCCTTATTTTTATTGGGCGTTGGCTGGAACTTTTTATTTACCGGATCCACATCATTAGCGATGACTGCATACCGACCTGAGGAGCGAGACAAAGCTCAGGCAGCCATTAACTTCTTTGTCTTTGGCACGATGGCTTTTACTTCCTTTGGCTCTGGAGCGCTGATTACCTCGCAGGGCTGGAATATCCTCAATCTAGGATCGCTGCTTCCCGTTGCCGTCACTGCCGGTGCTTTGCTTTGGCTTAGCGCTAATCGTAAGAAGGCTAGCGCCTCCCCTACCGTTTAA
- a CDS encoding NADP-dependent isocitrate dehydrogenase produces the protein MASETSKIIYTLTDEAPLLATCAFLPIIRTFTAPAGVQVIESDISVAARILSEFSDCLTAEQKVPDNLGELGRMTLLPDTNIIKLPNISASVPQLLAAIKELQAKGYKLPDFPDDPKNDAEKAIRTRYSKCLGSAVNPVLREGNSDRRAPNAVKRYARKNPHSMGEWSQASRTHVSHMHGGDFYAGEKSMTMTKACDVKMDLVTKSGKTIVLKPKVSLLAGEIIDSMYMSKKALCEFYEKEIEDAYKTGMMLSLHVKATMMKVSHPIVFGHAVKIFYKDAFKKHGKLFEELGVNPNNGMSSLYEKIKTLPESKREEIIQDLHACHEHRPALAMVDSAKGITNLHSPSDVIVDASMPAMIRVGGKMWGADGRLHDTKAVIPESTFARIYQEIINFCKTHGNFDPKTMGTVPNVGLMAQQAEEYGSHDKTFEITETGVARIVADDGTVLLEQNVEEGDIWRMCQVKDAPIRDWVKLAVNRARLSHTPAVFWLDEYRPHEAELIKKVQAYLKEHDLTGVDIQIMSQTRAMRYTLERIIRGKDTISVTGNILRDYLTDLFPIMELGTSAKMLSIVPLMAGGGLFETGAGGSAPKHVQQLVEENHLRWDSLGEFLALAVSLEDIGDKTNNSKVKILARTLDEATGTLLDNNKSPSPRTGELDNRGSQFYLAMYWAQALAAQTEDKELQAHFAPLAKALTENEQKIVAEFKAVQGKPADIGGYYMPDHDKFVAVMCPSTTLNGILKMASAA, from the coding sequence ATGGCTTCAGAGACATCAAAGATCATTTACACGCTGACAGATGAAGCGCCTTTATTGGCGACCTGTGCATTCTTGCCAATCATTCGTACTTTTACGGCTCCAGCAGGAGTTCAGGTTATAGAAAGCGATATTTCTGTTGCGGCACGTATTTTGTCAGAGTTCTCTGATTGCTTAACGGCTGAGCAAAAAGTTCCCGATAATTTGGGTGAGCTGGGCCGCATGACTTTATTGCCTGATACCAACATCATTAAGTTGCCTAATATCAGTGCGTCAGTTCCACAGTTGCTTGCCGCTATTAAAGAATTGCAAGCCAAGGGTTACAAACTTCCTGATTTTCCAGATGATCCTAAAAATGATGCTGAAAAAGCAATTCGTACGCGTTACTCCAAATGTTTAGGTAGTGCAGTAAACCCTGTATTGCGCGAAGGTAATTCTGATCGCCGCGCACCAAATGCCGTTAAACGCTATGCCCGTAAGAATCCGCACTCGATGGGTGAGTGGAGCCAAGCCTCCCGAACACACGTATCACATATGCATGGTGGCGACTTCTATGCGGGTGAGAAGTCAATGACGATGACTAAAGCATGTGATGTGAAGATGGATCTGGTAACGAAGAGTGGTAAGACGATTGTTCTCAAGCCAAAAGTCTCGTTGCTCGCTGGTGAAATTATTGACAGCATGTACATGAGTAAAAAAGCACTCTGCGAGTTCTATGAAAAAGAAATTGAAGATGCCTACAAGACTGGCATGATGTTGTCCTTGCACGTTAAGGCCACCATGATGAAGGTGTCACACCCTATCGTATTTGGTCATGCTGTAAAGATTTTCTACAAAGATGCATTTAAAAAGCATGGCAAGTTGTTTGAAGAATTGGGTGTAAACCCAAACAACGGTATGAGTAGTTTGTATGAAAAAATCAAGACTTTGCCAGAATCCAAGCGCGAAGAAATCATCCAAGACTTGCATGCATGCCATGAACACCGTCCAGCATTGGCGATGGTTGACTCTGCTAAAGGCATTACCAATCTCCATTCACCAAGTGATGTGATCGTAGATGCATCGATGCCAGCGATGATTCGTGTGGGCGGCAAGATGTGGGGTGCTGACGGTCGCTTGCATGACACTAAAGCGGTCATTCCTGAGAGTACTTTCGCTCGCATCTATCAAGAGATTATTAATTTCTGCAAGACGCACGGTAACTTTGATCCCAAAACAATGGGTACAGTACCTAATGTGGGCTTGATGGCTCAGCAGGCAGAAGAATATGGTTCACATGACAAGACCTTTGAAATTACTGAGACTGGTGTAGCTCGCATTGTTGCGGATGATGGCACAGTCTTGTTGGAGCAGAATGTCGAAGAGGGTGATATCTGGCGTATGTGTCAGGTAAAAGATGCGCCGATTCGTGACTGGGTGAAGTTAGCAGTCAATCGTGCACGCCTGTCACATACTCCTGCCGTATTTTGGTTAGATGAGTACCGTCCACATGAAGCTGAGTTGATCAAGAAGGTACAAGCCTATTTGAAAGAGCACGACTTAACCGGTGTAGATATCCAGATCATGTCTCAGACTCGTGCAATGCGCTACACCTTAGAGCGCATCATTCGCGGTAAGGATACGATTTCTGTGACCGGTAATATTTTGCGTGATTACCTTACCGACTTATTCCCAATTATGGAACTCGGTACTAGTGCCAAGATGTTATCTATCGTGCCTTTAATGGCTGGTGGCGGTCTCTTTGAAACTGGTGCAGGCGGTTCTGCTCCTAAGCATGTTCAACAGCTGGTCGAAGAAAACCATTTGCGCTGGGATTCCTTAGGTGAGTTTTTGGCCTTGGCAGTTTCTTTGGAAGATATTGGTGATAAAACTAATAATTCAAAAGTGAAAATTCTGGCTCGCACTTTAGATGAGGCAACTGGCACATTATTGGATAACAATAAGTCTCCATCACCACGTACTGGTGAGTTAGATAATCGCGGCAGCCAATTCTATTTGGCGATGTACTGGGCTCAAGCTTTAGCTGCTCAAACCGAAGACAAAGAATTGCAAGCCCACTTTGCTCCGCTTGCAAAAGCCTTGACTGAAAACGAGCAAAAGATTGTTGCCGAGTTCAAAGCGGTACAAGGAAAACCAGCGGATATTGGTGGTTACTATATGCCTGATCACGACAAGTTCGTGGCTGTGATGTGTCCAAGCACTACCTTGAATGGCATCTTAAAAATGGCATCAGCTGCTTAA